The Vibrio orientalis CIP 102891 = ATCC 33934 genome segment TGACGCCAAGCGCAATGCCTGTGCCCAGTGCTTTTGACGCGGCTTCTTTGGCGGCAAATCGTTTGGCTAAAAAACGTCCTTGCTGCTTCAAGCTAGAAAACGTCTCAAACTCAACGTCTGTTAAAATGCGCTTTGCAAATGCTTCACCAGATCGAGCAAGTGCCTTTTCGACTCGCTCAATCTCAGCAATGTCTGTTCCTAAACCGACAATCGCCATAACGTTTACTTGCGCGCTTCAACCATAATGGCTTTCATATCTGCCACCGCTTTATTCAAGCCGTCAAACACCGCACGGCCCATGATCGAGTGGCCAATGTTTAGCTCAAAGATTTCTGGAATCGCCGCAATTGGGGCCACGTTGTGGTAAGTCAGGCCATGACCTGCATTTACAGTGATGCCAAGATCTGCTGCGTAACTTGCGCCGGCAGCGATCTTTTTCAGCTCATCTTGCTGATCTTCTTCGGTTTCTGCATCTGCGTAATGACCAGTGTGAAGTTCAACAAATGGTGCACCACATGCTTTTGCTGCGTCAATTTGCTCACGATCTGCATCAATAAATAGCGACACTTTAATGCCTGCTTCTGACAGAGTTTGAGTCGCCGCTTTGACTTTTTCTAGGTGACCTGCAACATCAAGACCGCCTTCCGTCGTCAGTTCTTCACGCTTCTCAGGCACAAGACATACGTATTCTGGTTTGGTCTTAAGCGCAATCTCGACCATTTCATCGGTAACGGCCATTTCTAGGTTCATACGCGTTTGTAGCGTCTCACGCAGGATGCGAACATCACGATCAACAATATGACGACGGTCTTCACGCAGGTGAATAGTAATACCATCAGCACCTGCTCGCTCAGCAATTTCTGCTGCATGTACAGGATCAGGATACTTAGTACCACGCGCGTTACGTAGCGTTGCAATGTGGTCGATATTTACACCTAGGTAGATTGAGCTCATTTTCCAATACTCCGTGCTCGGGGAATCATCGACATAAACAATTCCCTGCTTTTTAATGGTTTGCCGCCAAGATACGGCTTTAATGCTATACGTGTAAAGCGTTTTGCCGCTTTGAGTTGTTCTTTTGTGGTAAATCTACGTTCACTAATGGCGATCAGTTCATCGCCTCTAAAGGTTAAATTGTCATGACGTACTGATGCGATAAAGCCTTTCTGCTCTCGGTAACGATAAGTCATTCCCGGATCAATCGGTTCACCACTACCCGCGCAGTGGAGAAAGTCCACCCCATAGCCCATTGCCGATAGCAAAGCGAGTTCAAAACGTCTCAGCGCAGGCTCAGGGTTATCAGCTTGAGCTAACTCTGTTAGCGCGTGCAAATAGTCATGAAACAGGGCTGGCATCGCCACTTCCGCCATCAATACTCGGCCAATCAATTCATTAACGTACATCCCTGAATAGAGGTTAATGCCCGTTAACGGTAAACCTAAGCTAATTGGCTCTGCTTGGCGCAAGGTTTTCATCGAACCATTCCCCGACCACTTGAGTAATAACGGGGTAAAAGGCTGAAGTGCACCTTTGAGGTTGGAACGTTTACTGCGGGCACCTTTCGACATCAAAGTGACACGGCCATACTCCTCACTAAACACGTCGAGAATTAAGCTCGATTCGCTGTAAGGGCGGCGGTGTAAAACAAAACAGCGCTGTAAGCCTTCAGAGGACATAGAGATTGCCAAACTAATGTTACATAAAAAATAAGGAGCCATAGGGCTCCTTATTTCGTCTTATTCGGAGCGAAGCACGAGCCTCGCAAACCTTATAGATCGTCGATATAGCCAAGAGAGCGCAGTGCACGCTCATCGTCTGCCCAACCTGATTTCACTTTAACCCAAGTTTCTAAGTAAACCTTACGGCCAAACAGCTCTTCCATATCTAGGCGTGCTTCACGACCAATCGTCTTGATCTTCTCGCCGCCCTTGCCAATCACCATCTTCTTCTGACCATTACGTTCAACAAGAATCAGTGCATTGATGTGGAAGCCATCTGTGTCTGGGTTGTAGTCAAAACGTTCGATCTCAACCGTTACTGAGTAAGGCAGTTCTTCACCGGTGAAACGCATCAGCTTCTCACGTACGATCTCTGATGCCATAAAGCGTTGAGAGCGGTCTGTCACATACTCTTCTGGGAAATGATGCGTCGCTTTAGGTAAGTGCTCGCGCACATGCTTACGCAAAACGTCGATGTTTTTACCGTGTTTAGCCGAAATTGGCACAACATCAACAAAGTCCATTTTGCTCGACATTTCTTGCATATGCATCATGACGTCGTTGCGGTCTTGGACAACATCTACCTTGTTGACACACAATACCACTGGGAAGTTAGATTTCTGCAGTTTAGTCAGAACCATCTCATCATCAGCAGTCCAGTGTGTACCATCCACGAGGAAGAAAACTAGGTTTACATCACTTAGCGATGAGTTTGCCGCACGGTTCATCAAACGGTTAATCGCACGCTTCTCTTCGATGTGAAGACCAGGAGTATCGACGTAAATCGCTTGGTAATCGCCTTCAGTATCAACACCCATAATACGGTGACGAGTTGTCTGAGGCTTACGTGAGGTGATCGAAATCTTCTGACCTAAAATACGGTTTAGAAGCGTCGATTTACCGACGTTAGGGCGACCAACGATCGCGACAAAACCACAATGCTGATTTTCTGGTGAGGTAGCCTGTTCGCCACCTGATGAGAAAAACGCATCAATATCAAATTCGTTGTTATCCGTTGAATCAGTCATTGGTTAATTGCTCTAGTGCTAATTCAGCAGCCGCTTGTTCTGCCTTGCGGCGGCTGGTGCCTTTACCAATAACAGGTTGTCCAATACCTGCCACTTCGCACGAAACCGTAAACTCTTGGTTATGTGCTTCACCTTTAATATTAGTCACTGTGTAAGCAGGTAGCGGCTTTCTTCGACCTTGAAGGAACTCTTGAAGGCGAGTTTTCGGGTCTTTCTGTGATACACCCGGCTTGATTGCATCAAGGCGCGTCTTGTACCAGCTAAGAATAATGCCACGAACCACTTCAATGTCGCTGTCTAAGTAGATAGCACCAATGATGGCTTCCACAGCGTCGGCAAGAATTGAATCACGGCGGAAACCGCCACTTTTTAATTCACCTGGACCTAATTTTAAGTGATCTCCTAGTTCGAATTCGCGACCTAGTTCAGCAAGCGTATTACCACGAACAAGTGTCGCGCGCATACGGCTCATGTCCCCTTCGTTAACCTTAGGGAAACGGTGATAAAGATCATCAGCAATGACAAAACTTAAAATTGAATCGCCCAGAAACTCAAGACGCTCATTATGTTTTCCATTAGCGCTGCGGTGTGTCAGCGCTAAACTGATTAGCTCAGCATCATTAAACTGATAGCCGAGCTTCTTCTCTAGTTTTGGTGTAGGAGAATTCATGCTCTCTCGATATAGATTAATTAGTGAATACCACCGATGCGGTTAAAACGCACACCAGTTGGAATCCATGAAGGCAATACGCTATCTTCGCTACGCTCAAACTCGAAGCTAATCCAAATAGCGACAGCCTTACCTACAAGGTTTGCTTCCGGAACAAAGCCCCAGTAGCGACTGTCAGCGCTGTTGTCACGGTTATCACCCATCACAAAGTACTGACCTTCTGGTACAACCCACTCATTAACGCCATTGCGCGGTTGATACAATTCAACGCGGTCACGACGTAGCGGATTCACCAAGATTTGGTGTCCAGTTTCACTTAATTGCTCATCCAACTGAATCAGAGGGATACCATTTTGGATAAACTGGCTTTCTTCTACATTCGATAGTTTCACTGGCTTACATACGTTTTCGCCAGGAGACTGAATACAGACTTCTTTTTTGCTGTTGTAGCGAACCGTATCACCCGGCAGACCGACGACACGCTTAATGTAATCGATACTTGGCTGAGGTGGATACTTAAATACCACAGTATCACCACGCTCAGGTTTACCTGTTTCAACTAGCTGTGTACGCCACACTGGGTCTTTCAGACCGTAAGCGTACTTCTCTACCAAGATGAAGTCACCCACCAGCAGTGTTGGCATCATAGAGCCTGATGGAATTTGAAACGGTTCGTAGATAAAAGAGCGCAATACGAGTACAGCCGCAATCACTGGGAAAATAGAAACACTATTTTCAATCCACCACGGTTGAGTCTTCACTTTTTCAAGAACAGCGGCATCTAAACCATTGGTTTGCGCTTCGACTTCCGCCACTTTCGCTTGGCGTTTCTTTGCAAAGACCAGCTTTTCTAGCACCCAGACAATACCTGTTACCAAAGTAACAATCACAAGGATGAGTGAAAATGTATTCGCCATTGACTTCCCTTATCTCAAAAATACGAAAGTGAAAGAGCCGAAACCCTTCCACTTACTCATTGAATTTAATTCTAATAATCCCATAAATAGTTGGCGTTACAGCTAGGCGACTAGCAAACTCAGCCCTATGAGCATAGGTGTACTATGTGATTAGGGTGAGTTTGCGCTGGCAACAACGCTGTAGCGTCAAATATGACTGGGATTAGTCTTTACCTACGTGCAGGATAGCTAAGAACGCTTCTTGAGGCAGCTCTACGTTACCGATCTGCTTCATACGTTTCTTACCTTCTTTCTGCTTCTTCAGTAGCTTCTTCTTACGACTCACATCACCACCGTAACACTTCGCGATTACGTTCTTACGCAGCTGTTTCACTGTTGAACGTGCGATGATGTGGTTACCGATAGCTGCCTGAATAGCAATATCAAACATCTGACGCGGGATGAACTCTTTCATCTTCTCTACTAACTGACGACCACGAGTTTGCGACTGATCTTTGTGCGTAATCATCGCTAGGGCATCAACCGTATCACCGTTAAGAAGAACATCAACACGAACCATGCTCGATGTTTCAAAACGTTGGAAGTTGTAATCAAGCGATGCGTAACCACGAGAGGTTGATTTCAAACGGTCAAAGAAGTCGAGTACTACTTCCGCCATAGGAATATCGTAAGTCACTGCCACTTGGTTACCGTGGTAAACCATATCAACCTGAGTACCACGTTTCTCTACACATAGTGTGATTACGTTACCTAGGTAGTCAGATGGCACTAGGATATTACAGCGAGCAATTGGCTCACGGATTTCTTCAATATCATTCACCGCTGGTAACTTCGCCGGGCTATCGACGTATAGAGTGTTACCATTAGTTTCTTCAACTTCGTAAACTACCGTTGGCGCTGTGGTGATCAGGTCTAGATCGTACTCACGCTCTAGACGCTCTTGGATGATCTCCATGTGTAGCATACCAAGGAAGCCACAACGGAAACCAAAACCAAGCGCTGCTGAATTTTCTGGCTCATAAAATAGTGATGCGTCATTCAGGCTTAGTTTACCTAGTGCATCACGGAAGCTTTCGTAATCGTCAGAAGATACTGGGAATAGACCCGCATATACCTGAGGTTTTACTTTCTTAAAGCCAGGTAGCGCTTTATCACTACCATTTTTAGCCAGTGTTAGCGTATCACCTACTGGTGCGCCTAGGATGTCTTTAATACCACAAACAACCCAACCTACTTCACCTGTACGCAGTACTTCAGTATCGACTTGCTTAGGTGTGAAGATACCAAGACGGTCTACACCCCAAACTTGACCTGTACTCATTACTTTGATCTTGTCATTCTTCTTCAGTGAACCGTTCTTAATTCGAACCAGAGAAACAACACCTAAGTAGTTATCGAACCATGAGTCAATGATCAATGCTTGTAGCGGCGCGTCAGGATCACCTTCCGGTGCAGGAATCGCAGAAACAATGTTTTCTAGAACGTCATCAACACCGATACCTGTCTTCGCACTACAACGAGTGGCTTCCATCGCATCGATACCAACGATTTCTTCAATTTCTTCTGATACACGCTCAGGATCGGCTGCAGGAAGGTCAATCTTGTTTAGGATTGGTACAACCTCTAGGTCCATTTCAATCGCTGTGTAACAGTTAGCAAGAGTTTGAGCCTCTACACCTTGACCAGCATCAACTACCAGCAGAGCACCTTCACACGCCGCTAGAGAACGAGAAACTTCATAAGCGAAGTCAACGTGCCCTGGAGTATCGATGAAGTTAAGTTGGTATGTTTCACCATCTTTTGCTGTGTAGTTAAGAGTCACACTCTGTGATTTGATTGTGATACCACGCTCACGCTCTAGATCCATGGAGTCTAAAACCTGTGCGGCCATTTCACGGTCGCTCAATCCACCACATACTTGGATTAAACGGTCTGATAGGGTCGACTTACCATGGTCGATGTGGGCGATAATCGAAAAGTTACGAATGTGCTTCATGATTTGGTGTGACTAAACTCTTATAAATAGGGACAAGAAAGCCGTAGTTCGCTCTGATTTATTACATTGAGCGACGGCATTTCAATCAAGTTGGCCGATTCTACCCAATTTCTAGCCGCTTCGCACTAGCTAATTGGTTCGCCCAATATCCTTAATAATATGACTTGCTGAGAAGATTGCTGCTCTAATCGCGCCG includes the following:
- the lepA gene encoding translation elongation factor 4 encodes the protein MKHIRNFSIIAHIDHGKSTLSDRLIQVCGGLSDREMAAQVLDSMDLERERGITIKSQSVTLNYTAKDGETYQLNFIDTPGHVDFAYEVSRSLAACEGALLVVDAGQGVEAQTLANCYTAIEMDLEVVPILNKIDLPAADPERVSEEIEEIVGIDAMEATRCSAKTGIGVDDVLENIVSAIPAPEGDPDAPLQALIIDSWFDNYLGVVSLVRIKNGSLKKNDKIKVMSTGQVWGVDRLGIFTPKQVDTEVLRTGEVGWVVCGIKDILGAPVGDTLTLAKNGSDKALPGFKKVKPQVYAGLFPVSSDDYESFRDALGKLSLNDASLFYEPENSAALGFGFRCGFLGMLHMEIIQERLEREYDLDLITTAPTVVYEVEETNGNTLYVDSPAKLPAVNDIEEIREPIARCNILVPSDYLGNVITLCVEKRGTQVDMVYHGNQVAVTYDIPMAEVVLDFFDRLKSTSRGYASLDYNFQRFETSSMVRVDVLLNGDTVDALAMITHKDQSQTRGRQLVEKMKEFIPRQMFDIAIQAAIGNHIIARSTVKQLRKNVIAKCYGGDVSRKKKLLKKQKEGKKRMKQIGNVELPQEAFLAILHVGKD
- the era gene encoding GTPase Era — protein: MTDSTDNNEFDIDAFFSSGGEQATSPENQHCGFVAIVGRPNVGKSTLLNRILGQKISITSRKPQTTRHRIMGVDTEGDYQAIYVDTPGLHIEEKRAINRLMNRAANSSLSDVNLVFFLVDGTHWTADDEMVLTKLQKSNFPVVLCVNKVDVVQDRNDVMMHMQEMSSKMDFVDVVPISAKHGKNIDVLRKHVREHLPKATHHFPEEYVTDRSQRFMASEIVREKLMRFTGEELPYSVTVEIERFDYNPDTDGFHINALILVERNGQKKMVIGKGGEKIKTIGREARLDMEELFGRKVYLETWVKVKSGWADDERALRSLGYIDDL
- the rnc gene encoding ribonuclease III, yielding MNSPTPKLEKKLGYQFNDAELISLALTHRSANGKHNERLEFLGDSILSFVIADDLYHRFPKVNEGDMSRMRATLVRGNTLAELGREFELGDHLKLGPGELKSGGFRRDSILADAVEAIIGAIYLDSDIEVVRGIILSWYKTRLDAIKPGVSQKDPKTRLQEFLQGRRKPLPAYTVTNIKGEAHNQEFTVSCEVAGIGQPVIGKGTSRRKAEQAAAELALEQLTND
- the lepB gene encoding signal peptidase I, coding for MANTFSLILVIVTLVTGIVWVLEKLVFAKKRQAKVAEVEAQTNGLDAAVLEKVKTQPWWIENSVSIFPVIAAVLVLRSFIYEPFQIPSGSMMPTLLVGDFILVEKYAYGLKDPVWRTQLVETGKPERGDTVVFKYPPQPSIDYIKRVVGLPGDTVRYNSKKEVCIQSPGENVCKPVKLSNVEESQFIQNGIPLIQLDEQLSETGHQILVNPLRRDRVELYQPRNGVNEWVVPEGQYFVMGDNRDNSADSRYWGFVPEANLVGKAVAIWISFEFERSEDSVLPSWIPTGVRFNRIGGIH
- the recO gene encoding DNA repair protein RecO, with the protein product MSSEGLQRCFVLHRRPYSESSLILDVFSEEYGRVTLMSKGARSKRSNLKGALQPFTPLLLKWSGNGSMKTLRQAEPISLGLPLTGINLYSGMYVNELIGRVLMAEVAMPALFHDYLHALTELAQADNPEPALRRFELALLSAMGYGVDFLHCAGSGEPIDPGMTYRYREQKGFIASVRHDNLTFRGDELIAISERRFTTKEQLKAAKRFTRIALKPYLGGKPLKSRELFMSMIPRARSIGK
- the acpS gene encoding holo-ACP synthase — its product is MAIVGLGTDIAEIERVEKALARSGEAFAKRILTDVEFETFSSLKQQGRFLAKRFAAKEAASKALGTGIALGVTFHDFTVVNDELGAPKLSLSHKALELAEQRGVTNIHLSISDERHYAMATVILEN
- the pdxJ gene encoding pyridoxine 5'-phosphate synthase, whose protein sequence is MSSIYLGVNIDHIATLRNARGTKYPDPVHAAEIAERAGADGITIHLREDRRHIVDRDVRILRETLQTRMNLEMAVTDEMVEIALKTKPEYVCLVPEKREELTTEGGLDVAGHLEKVKAATQTLSEAGIKVSLFIDADREQIDAAKACGAPFVELHTGHYADAETEEDQQDELKKIAAGASYAADLGITVNAGHGLTYHNVAPIAAIPEIFELNIGHSIMGRAVFDGLNKAVADMKAIMVEARK